TGAGCCCGCTCGCGCCCGACGGAGACCAGCACCACCGGCACGCCCACCAGCTCCGCGATGCGTTCCAGGTACCGGCGCGCCTCGGCCGGCAGGTCCTCCCACCGGGTCAGGCCGGAGAGGTCGGCGGGCCATCCGGGCAACTCCTCGTAGACCGGACGACACCGGGCGAGCTTCAGGGCGCCGGTGGGCATGTCCTCCACGCGCCGGCCGTCCAGCTCGTACGCGACGCAGATCCGTACCCTCTCCAGGCCGCCCAGGGTATCCAGCCGCGTGATGGCGAGGCCCGTCATCCCCGAGACCCGGGCGGCGTACCGCAACACGACGGCGTCCAGCCACCCGCAGCGGCGGGGCCGTCCGGTGGTGGTGCCGTATTCGTGGCCGCGCCGGCGGATCCACTCGCCCGTCTCGTCCAGCAGCTCGGTGGGAAAGGGGCCATCGCCCACCCGGGAGGTGTACGCCTTGGCGACGCCGATCACCTGGTCGATGCGCGTGGGACCGACGCCGGAGCCGATGCACGCGCCGGCGGCCGTCGGGTACGAGGAGGTGACGTACGGGTAGGTCCCGTGGTCCAGGTCCAGCATCGTGCCCTGCGCGCCCTCGAACAGCACCCGCTGCCCGGCGTCGATGGCGTCGTTGATCAGCTTCCAGGTGTCCGTCACGAAGGGCCGCAGGCGCTCGGCGTAGCCGAGGTACTCCTCCAACACCTGCTCGTAGTCGTAGCCCTCGACGCCGTAGACGCGCTCGAGCACGCGGTTCACCTGATCGAGGTTACGGCGCAGCAGGCGACGGAACTGGGCCTCGTCCAGCAGGTCCTCCACCCGGATCCCCGTGCGCGCGGCCTTGTCCCGGTAGGCCGGGCCGATGCCCTGGCGGGTGGTGCCGATGCGATCCTCGCCCCGACCCGCTTCCTCCAGCTCGTCCAGGCGCTTGTGGTAGGGCATGATGACGTGCGCCGCGCCGCTGACCGCGATGGCGTCCACGGCGTGGCCGCGTTCTTCCAGATACTCGACCTCGCGGAGGAACACGGCCGGATCCAGCACCACGCCGTTGCCGATCACGCAGCGCTTGCCGTGGAGGATGCCGGAGGGGATCAGGTGGAGCCGGTACTCGGTGTCGCCCACCACCACGGTGTGGCCCGCGTTGGCCCCCCCCTGGTAGCGCACGACCACATCGGCTCGTTCCGCCAGGTAGTCGGTGATCTTGCCCTTGCCCTCGTCGCCCCACTGGGCGCCGACGATGACCACCGTGGACATGCTGGGTCCCCTTTCCCGACGACATGAGCCCCTCCGCGGCCTCGCCGGGCACGGGCGCGCGGCCCCGCGCCCGCGGTCACGCGAGGGCGTGCCGGGTGTCCAGGTTGCCGAAGCGGCCGAACTCCTTCAGGAAGTATAGCTTCACCGAGCCCGTGGGGCCGTTGCGCTGCTTGGCCACGATGATCTCCACCACGTTCTCGGCCGCCTCCTCGGGGTTGTGATAGATGAAGAGCACCACATCGGCGTCCTGCTCGATGGCGCCCGACTCGCGCAGGTCGGAGAGTTGTGGCCGCCGGTCCTGTCGCTGCTCGACCGCCCGGCTCAGCTGGGAGAGGGCGAGTACCGGGATCTTCAGCTCGCGGGCCAGCGCCTTCAGCGAGCGCGAGATCTCCGAGATCTCCTGCTGGCGGCTCTCCACTCGGCCGCGCGTGTGCATGAGCTGCAGGTAGTCCAGCACCAGCAGGCCGATGTCGTGCTCCGCCTTCATGCGCCGCGCC
The sequence above is drawn from the Thermaerobacter sp. FW80 genome and encodes:
- a CDS encoding adenylosuccinate synthase, with product MSTVVIVGAQWGDEGKGKITDYLAERADVVVRYQGGANAGHTVVVGDTEYRLHLIPSGILHGKRCVIGNGVVLDPAVFLREVEYLEERGHAVDAIAVSGAAHVIMPYHKRLDELEEAGRGEDRIGTTRQGIGPAYRDKAARTGIRVEDLLDEAQFRRLLRRNLDQVNRVLERVYGVEGYDYEQVLEEYLGYAERLRPFVTDTWKLINDAIDAGQRVLFEGAQGTMLDLDHGTYPYVTSSYPTAAGACIGSGVGPTRIDQVIGVAKAYTSRVGDGPFPTELLDETGEWIRRRGHEYGTTTGRPRRCGWLDAVVLRYAARVSGMTGLAITRLDTLGGLERVRICVAYELDGRRVEDMPTGALKLARCRPVYEELPGWPADLSGLTRWEDLPAEARRYLERIAELVGVPVVLVSVGRERAQTMGLREVFVPRPR